The Amblyomma americanum isolate KBUSLIRL-KWMA chromosome 3, ASM5285725v1, whole genome shotgun sequence genome window below encodes:
- the LOC144124835 gene encoding uncharacterized protein LOC144124835 gives MSWCCVPKCRSDEKKKPPGLSFHEIPVHADLRVKWLAAIPRDNWIPNTTSAYTKVCSRHFKTDDFLEGKTRRLKKGVVPSIFENYPSNSQPKATAKRRTESAAKRLCVRDKTPSSSRVTCLATSRHRKSAASTPSDAEAEEPEPMLELVETAGAVDGSADQYPLESKKLTPSDAEAEKPEPMLEPWVELVETAGALDGSVDQHPLESAAPTPSDAEAEEPEPMLEFMGTAAAVDDSADQHPLDLRHQDGSVQKTDRPRTCDKAVQIDSVSALFLLATEKARWRRKERDLESQILKLQLAVTMYETQLRKLREDRLRTVSFTSEKEPQKNTL, from the coding sequence ATGTCGTGGTGCTGCGTACCCAAATGCAGGTCCGACGAGAAGAAAAAGCCTCCCGGGCTGTCCTTTCACGAGATACCCGTTCACGCCGACTTGCGAGTGAAGTGGCTCGCCGCGATTCCACGGGACAATTGGATaccgaacaccacgtccgcttaCACCAAAGTATGCAGCCGACACTTCAAAACGGACGATTTCTTAGAAGGGAAAACGCGGCGACTGAAAAAAGGCGTAGTGCCTTCAATCTTTGAAAATTACCCCTCAAATTCGCAGCCAAAAGCGACAGCTAAACGACGCACAGAAAGTGCGGCGAAACGTTTGTGCGTGCGCGACAAAACGCCGTCGAGCAGTCGCGTAACTTGCTTAGCTACTTCGCGACATCGGAAGTCTGCAGCGTCGACGCCGTCAGATGCTGAAGCTGAAGAGCCGGAGCCTATGCTGGAGCTCGTGGAAACCGCAGGTGCTGTCGACGGTTCGGCGGACCAATACCCGCTGGAGTCTAAAAAACTGACGCCGTCAGATGCTGAAGCTGAAAAGCCGGAGCCTATGCTGGAGCCGTGGGTTGAGCTCGTGGAAACCGCAGGTGCTCTTGACGGTTCGGTGGACCAACACCCGCTGGAGTCTGCAGCGCCGACGCCGTCAGACGCTGAAGCTGAAGAGCCGGAGCCTATGCTGGAGTTCATGGGAACCGCAGCTGCTGTCGACGATTCGGCGGACCAACACCCGCTGGATTTACGGCACCAGGATGGAAGCGTTCAAAAAACTGACCGGCCACGCACATGTGACAAAGCTGTCCAAATCGACAGCGTGTCGGCTTTGTTTTTGCTCGCTACCGAAAAAGCTAGATGGAGGAGAAAAGAAAGAGACCTGGAAAGTCAGATACTAAAATTGCAGTTGGCTGTCACGATGTACGAGACGCAACTGAGAAAATTGCGGGAGGATCGTCTTAGGACAGTCTCTTTTACTTCAGAGAAAGAGCCGCAGAAAAACACGCTCTAG